The sequence below is a genomic window from Streptomyces sp. B21-105.
GCTCGTTCTTCGCGGAGCCGGCCCAGCGCCGCCAGCCGCCCCGCGGACTCGTCCCCCAGCCACAGCGTCGCCAGCTCACCGATGTCGAGCGTGAGGTCGGCGCTGCGGGTGGTCGGCGCGCAGGAAGCGCCGTCGGGGGTCGCGTCCAGCAGGAAGCGGCCGCCGGCCAGGCCGGCCCCGTCCACGACCTCCAGCACCAGCGAGCCCGCCGCGTCGTAGGTACGCGCCTCCAGGGCCCGTACGACGTCCAGGATCCGCACCCACAGCCAGTCCGCCTGCGTGGTGACGGTCGCCGCGCGCGGGTCCGGCAGGTAGAGCGGCAGCAGGTCGCCCGGGGAGCGCCAGCCCGACTTCACCCGGGTGATCCAGTCGATGGAGCACAGGTAGTGCCACAGGGCGCGCTCCGCGGCCGGCGTCACCGCGATCAGCCACCGCACCGACGCCGTGTTCAGCGGCTGCTTGGCATCGCTCCACTTGTCGTCGGCCCGGTAGGCGACCATTCCCTCCACCTCGCCGTCCGGCGAGCGGTACACCGCGTAGTAGGGCTCGGTCCAGGGCTCACCGGTCGGGTTCGCCACCCCGGTCTGGATGTCCCACCACTTGTCGCTCCTGCTGACGGCGCCGGGCTGGGCGCGCCGCAGCCGCTCGTGCAGCCCCGGGCCCGCCTTGCGGACCTCGTCGCCGTCGACGAGGTCGATCCGGCCCTCCTCCGGCTGACCCGACCGGCGCGGGTCGAGACCGGCACGCGCCACGTCGATCGACCACGCGGTCGTCGTGGTGGCCGGCCCGAAGCCGTAGCGGCCGTAGATCCGGTACTCGGCCGCGATGAGCGTGGCCACGACGTCCCCGCGCTCCTTCGCGGCCGTGAGGTCGTCGGTCATCAGTCGGGTGAGGAGGCCGCGGCGGCGGTGCGTGGGCGAGACGGTGACGTTGGAGATCGCGTCGGCCGGGACGGCGGCGCCGCCGACGGCGGTGAGCTCCTGCGGGAAGGAGCGGAACGTGGCGACGCAGCGGCCCGCGTCGAAGGCGCCCGACGTGCGGGAACGGGATTCCGAGATGGCCGCTCGGCGTTCCGCCAACAGCTGTTCGGTGAGGACCGGTGGGATCAGGAAGCCCGTGTCCAGGGCCCGTATCCAGTCGGGGAGTTCGGAGTCGGTGATCAGACGGGTGTCGACGGGGAGGCTGGCTCGGCTGGCTCGGCTGGCTCGGCTGGTCATGACATCACCGTAAGCAGCCGCGACCGGACACCGCGGGCATTTATTCTCCGCCGCCCCACGACCACCTCCCCCGAGCCACCGACCTCCGGCCACCCGTCCCCCGAGACGCCGGGCCCCGGGCCGCCGAGCCCCGGGCCGCCGAGCCGCGGGCCGCCGAGCCGCGGGCCGCGGGCCGCGGGCACGAGCCCAGAACCACGAGCCAGGGGCGACGGGCCGCCGATCCGCGGGCCCCGGGCCGCGGGGCGCCGGCCTCGAGCCGTGGGCCAGGGGTGACGGGCCACGGGCCACGCGACCACCGGCCCCCGAATCACAGCCACGGGCCGCCGATCGCCGGGCCGCGGGGCTGCCGAGACATCGGCCACCGTCCCGCCTCCGGCAGCCTGGGCCACCCGGGCCGGCGAGGCCGGCGAGGCCCAGCGAGGCCCGTTGCTCGTGCCGGGCTCACACCAGCAGGTCCTCCACCTGCGCCTCCCCCTCCCGGTACCGCCTGGTGATCTCCGCGCCGGACTCGTCGGCCGTCCGCTGGAGGTGCTGACGGCGGCTGGAGACCTGCTGCTCGTAACGCACCAGCCGGGCCATCGCCTCGTGCAGCTCGAGGTCCGTGCGGGCGTCGAGGTCGGAGAGCTCGACGTCGGCCAGCATGTCGGCGGCCAGCCGCCGGCCCTCCTCACTGTGCGGGGTGCCCAGGGTCACGTGACGTGCGGAGGAACGGTGCCGGGCCGGGCCGTCCGTGAGGATCTCCGGCAGCCGGTCCACCACGGACGCCGCCCCCGTCGGCGAGCGCCGGGCCAGCTCGGCGCGCAGAATGTCGATCCGGCCCTGCAACAGCCGTCGTACGTAACTGAGGTCGGCCTCGTCGCGCTGGGCGTCCCGGCGCAGGGTGCGCAGCTCGGGCAGGCTCAGCCCGGCCAGCTCCTGCTCGGGCGGTTCGACGGGCAGCACGGGGCTGTCGCTGCGCTGTGCGGGCGGCCGGTGTGTCGCCGACCGCTCGGTACTCGGTGTGCTCATGTGCCTCAACCGTCTCTCGACCGGCGTGTGGAAAGCATCGTGCCACCCCAAGTGGCCGCTTTGTGACCGAGTCCCCCCGAACGGCCCCAGACAGGTGCTTAAGGATAAAAAATGGGCCAGTCGTCGGTCCGCGCCCGCGACCCGGCATCATGGTCCGCATGCGAGCGGTGGTGCAGAGGGTGGACGGCGCGAGCGTCGTCGTGGACGGCGAGACGGTCGGCGAGATCAGCGGCGAGGGGCTGTGCGTCCTGGTCGGCGTGACCCACGAGGACACGAAGGAGAAGGCCGACCAGCTCGCCCGCAAGCTCTGGTCGGTGCGCATGCTGCACGACGAGAAGTCGTGCAGCGACATCGACGCCCCACTGCTGGTGATCAGCCAGTTCACGCTGTACGGCGACGCCCGCAAGGGCCGCCGCCCCACCTGGAACGCGGCAGCCCCCGGCCCGGTCGCCGAGCCCCTCGTCGACGAGGTCGTCGCCCGGTTGCGCGCCCTGGGCGCGACGGTGGCGACGGGCAGGTTCGGCGCGCAGATGCGCGTCTCCCTCACCAACGACGGCCCCTTCACGGTCCTGCTCGAGATCTGAGCCCGGCCCGCCCGCACGGCCGCCCGGCCCGCCCGCACGGCCGCCCCGGGTGCCCAGCCGCACGCCTGCCCGGCCGCACGCTACAACTTTCCTCCATCTATGCCGAGTTGCCGGGAAGTTGTTTATCGATCCCGGCCAGGTGGGATAACCAGAGCGAAGTTGGTTGCCAACTCGATTCGGTTGGCTGAGGATTGGCCTTTGCGCTCGGCTTCCCTGTCAGCCCAGGTGAGTCAGCGGCAAGGCGGTCGGCGACAGCCGGCCATCCGGGGTCTGTGGCAGCAGGTCCCGGAAGACGTGGATCGCCCCGGGGGATCACCACAGCCCCCGGGGCATCAGTCGTGACGTCCCTACGGAGAACGGCGGAGGAGTCCTCCCCTTCTCGTCGTAAGTGATTTCAACCCTCCCGGCGCGGCTTCGCGCGCTCTGTCAGTGGGCATCTCTCGCCGCACGGGCCGCGACTGCCATCGCGTGCTCCGTGCTCGACCGCTCACCT
It includes:
- a CDS encoding GNAT family N-acetyltransferase codes for the protein MTSRASRASRASLPVDTRLITDSELPDWIRALDTGFLIPPVLTEQLLAERRAAISESRSRTSGAFDAGRCVATFRSFPQELTAVGGAAVPADAISNVTVSPTHRRRGLLTRLMTDDLTAAKERGDVVATLIAAEYRIYGRYGFGPATTTTAWSIDVARAGLDPRRSGQPEEGRIDLVDGDEVRKAGPGLHERLRRAQPGAVSRSDKWWDIQTGVANPTGEPWTEPYYAVYRSPDGEVEGMVAYRADDKWSDAKQPLNTASVRWLIAVTPAAERALWHYLCSIDWITRVKSGWRSPGDLLPLYLPDPRAATVTTQADWLWVRILDVVRALEARTYDAAGSLVLEVVDGAGLAGGRFLLDATPDGASCAPTTRSADLTLDIGELATLWLGDESAGRLAALGRLREERAGAARGADALLRTSGRPWCPDMF
- a CDS encoding RsiG family protein, with product MSTPSTERSATHRPPAQRSDSPVLPVEPPEQELAGLSLPELRTLRRDAQRDEADLSYVRRLLQGRIDILRAELARRSPTGAASVVDRLPEILTDGPARHRSSARHVTLGTPHSEEGRRLAADMLADVELSDLDARTDLELHEAMARLVRYEQQVSSRRQHLQRTADESGAEITRRYREGEAQVEDLLV
- the dtd gene encoding D-aminoacyl-tRNA deacylase; the protein is MRAVVQRVDGASVVVDGETVGEISGEGLCVLVGVTHEDTKEKADQLARKLWSVRMLHDEKSCSDIDAPLLVISQFTLYGDARKGRRPTWNAAAPGPVAEPLVDEVVARLRALGATVATGRFGAQMRVSLTNDGPFTVLLEI